A segment of the Acidimicrobiales bacterium genome:
TCTTCTACCCCACTGGCAACGCCGCCGGGTCGAGCCGCGTCTACACGGTCGACCCGCGCGACCACCTTCGGGCCGATCGCGACGCCGACGGTCGGGGCCTCGAGGTGATCGGCGTGATGCACAGCCACACCCACACCGACGCCTACCCGTCGCCCACCGACGTCGCCCAGGCACCCGACCCCTCGTGGCACTACGTCATCGTGTCCCTCAAGGACCCGGAGCCGGTGCTGCGCTCGTACCGGATCGTCGACGGAGCCGTGACGGAGGAGCCGGTCTCGGTCGAGGCCGGGTAGATTCCCCAGCAAGGAAGTCGGAATTCGAGAGGGGCCACCCATGGCCGTCCACAGCTCGGTGCTCGACCTGATCGGCAACACCCCGCTGGTCGACGTCAGCCGGCTCAGCCCCAACCCGCGGGTGCGCATCCTCGCCAAGCTCGAGAGCCAGAACCCGGCCGGCTCGGTGAAGGACCGCATCGCCCTGGCGATGGTCGAAGCGGCCGAGAAGGACGGCTCCCTGCGCCCCGGACAGACCATCCTCGAGCCGTCGTCGGGCAACACCGGCATCGCCCTGGCCATGATCGGCAGGGTCAAGGGGCACCCGGTGAAGATCGTGCTGCCCGAGAACGTGAGCATCGAGCGGCGCCAGCTGCTGGAGGTCTTCGGGGCCGAGGTGATCCTCTCGCCGGGGGCGGAGGGCTCGAACGGCGCGGTCCGCCGGGCCCAGGCGATGGCGGAGGAGCACCCCGAGTGGTGCTTCCTCTACCAGTACGCCAACGAGGCCAACCCGCGCTCCCACTACGAGGGCACCGGCCCGGAGATCTGGCGCGACTGCCCGGAGATCACCCACTTCGTCGCCGGTCTGGGCACCTCCGGCACGCTGATGGGCGTGGGCCGCTTCCTGAAGGAGCGCAACCCAGCGGTGAGGGTCTACGCGGTCGAGCCGCCCGTCGGCGAGACGGTCGAGGGCCTCCGCAACCTCGACGACGGCTACATCCCGCCCGTGTACGAGCGCTGGGGTGGGCAGGCGCTGCTGGACGGCAAGCGGATCGTGCGTCCCCGCGAGTCGCTGGAGTGGACCCGGCGCCTGGCCGGCGAGGCGGGCATCTTCGCCGGCATCTCGTCGGGCGCGGGCCTGGCCGGAGCGGCCAAGGTGGCAGAGCGGGTCGACGACGGCACGATCGTGTTCATCGTGTGCGACGGCGGGTGGAAGTACCTCTCCACCGGCGCCTGGACCGATGATCTCGACGTGGTCGTCGAGCGGGCCAAGCGCATCATCTACTTCTAGGCGGCGCGGTGCCCGCCGCCCGGCCAGGGCCGCTCGCGGTGGCCGGCGAGCCAGTAGACCGTGGCGGTCCAGCAGACGAGCAGCACCCCGACCATCGGCTCGCGCAGCCAGCGCCACAGCTCGTCGACCGGCCCGTCGGCCGGCGTCGACAGGCCGAGGAACGGCCCGAGCACCACCACCGCCAGGCCCAGCACCGCCACGAGGATGGTGCCGGTGGCGAGGCCCAGGCCGGCCAGCCGGTTCGCCACCCACGGGCCGGCGTCGCGCTGGTCCACCACCTCGAGGGCGCGGGTCACCGCGGCGAACGCCCTCGCCGTGCTCCACAGGGCGACGGCGAGGGCCAGCACGAAGGCGCGGCCGTGCGGTTCGTCGAACAGCTGGTCGACGGTCTGGACGACGCCCGACGACTCGGCACCCAGCGCCCGCTCGAACAGCGCCGTCAGCCCGTCCCGGGCCGAGGACGCCAGGTTCCGGCCGACGAGCTCGTCGGTCCACGAGAGGGCGGCGCCCAGGGCGATGAGCGCGGGGACGAGGGCGAGCGATGCCCAGAAGGCCACGCCCGCGGCGTCGCTGGCGAGACGGTGCTGCTTCCAGTCGGCGGAGACGGCCTGCACCACCTCCCGGCTGCTCGACACCCACGTCGGTTGTCGGGTCCGGGTCCGGGGCCGGGGCCGGGTCCGGGTCCGGGGCCGGGGCATGCCGCCACCTTCGCGCGGCGACCGGTCCCGTAGGCTCGTCCACCCGTGGGCGACCGGCCGATCGGGATGTTCGACTCCGGCTTCGGCGGGCTCACCGTGGCCCGGGCCGTCATCGACCTGCTGCCCGACGAGCACCTCGTGTACGTGGGCGACACCGGCCGCTACCCCTACGGCCCCAAGCCCCTCGACATGGTTCGCGGCTTCGCCCACGAGATCACCCGTCACCTGGTCGAGGAGGAGGGGGTGAAGCTGGTGGTGGTGGCCTGCAACACCGCCGCCGCGGCCGCGCCCCTGGCCGAGCTCGAGGATGCCCACGGGGTTCCGGTGGTGGGCGTGATCGAGCCGGGCGCCCGCTCGCTGGTCGCGGCCACCCGCAGCGGCCGGGTCGGCGTGATCGGCACGGTCGGCACCATCGGCTCGGGCGCGTACCAGCGCGGGGTGGCCCGGGCCGCCGACTTCCTGCAGGCCGGCGCGGTCGAGCTCACGTGCGCGGCGTGCCCGGGCTTCGTCGAGTTCGTGGAGCGCGGCGTGACCGAGGGCGACGAGGTGACGGTGCTGGCCGAGCGGCTGCTGGCTCCGATGCGCCAGGCCGACGTCGACACCCTCCTGCTCGGCTGCACGCACTACCCGTACCTCGCACGTACCATCAGCGACGTGCTCGGTCGTCATGTCGTGCTGGTGTCCTCGGCCGACGAGACGGCCTTCGAGGTGCGGCGGCTCCTGCTCGCCACCGGCTCCGCCCGCGATCGGGGCACGGGCGCGCCCGCCTGGCACCGCTTCCTGTCGTCGGGCGACCTCGCCTGGTTCAAGGAGGTGGGCCAGCGCCTGCTCGGCCCCGAGCTGGCCCACGCGGAGGCGCTCCCGTGGGGCTGAGCCTCACGGTGCTCGGCTGCTCCGCCACCTACGCCGCCCCCGGAGGGGCGTGCAGCGGGTACCTGCTGCGGGGCGCGGGCGCCACGGTGTGGGTCGACTGCGGCCCGGGCACCCTCGCCAACCTGCAGCGCCACCTGCCCCTCGGCGAGCTCGACGCGGTCGTCGTGAGCCACGTCCACCCCGACCACTGGTGCGAGCTGCCGGTGGTGCGGAACGCCTGGAAGTACGGCCTGCAGCGCGACGGGCTCCCCGTGTACACCACCGCCGACGTCCGCCACGCCGTCGAGGCCGTGGTCGACGGGGCCGAGCCCACCTTCGCCTGGCACGAGGTGGCGGAGGGCGACCGGGTCGACATCGGCGGGCTGGGCTTCCGGTTCTCCCGCACCGACCACCCCGTCGAGACGCTCGCCATGCGGATCGACGCGGGCGGCACCTCGATCGGCTACAGCGCGGACACCGGGCCGGGCTGGTCGCCGGAGGCCCTCGGCGCCGGCCTCGACCTGTTCGTGTGCGAGGCGTCGCTCCTCGCCCACCAGGAGGGCACCGCGCCGCACCTGAGCGGCCGCCAGGCCGGGTTGGCCGCGGGCGAGGCGCGTGTCGGCCGCCTGCTCGTCACCCACACCTGGCCGACGAACGACCCCGGCGACCACCTGCGCGAGGCGGCCGCCGCCTTCGACGGTCCCGTCGAGCTCGCCCGCGTGAACGAGAGGTACGACCCATGAGCACCCGACCCGACGGCCGCGCACCCGACGAGCTGCGCCCGATCACCTTCGAGCGCGACTTCACCGAGATGCCCGACGGATCGGTGCTGGTCACGTTCGGTCGCACGATCGTGCTGTGCACGGCGTCGGTCGACGACGACATCCCCCGCTGGCTGCGCGGCCAGGGGCGCGGGTGGGTGACCGCCGAGTACTCGATGCTGCCCGGTTCGTCGCCCGAGCGGGTGGGCCGTGAGGCGGCCAAGGGCCGGCCGTCGGGCCGCACCCAGGAGATCCAGCGGCTGATCGGGCGGTCGCTGCGGTCGGTCACCGACCTGCGGGCGGTGGGGGAGCGCCAGATCGTCGTCGACTGCGACGTCCTCCAGGCCGACGGGGGCACCCGGACGGCGTCGATCTGCGGCGGCTACCTCGCTCTGCACGACGCCCTGACCCGGCTGATCCAGCGCGGCGACCTCAGGGCGCACCCCATGGAGCACCGCTGCGCCGCCATCTCGGTGGGGATCGTCGGCGGCGTGCCCCTGCTCGACCTGCCCTACGCCGAGGACTCCGCGGCCGAGGTCGACATGAACGTGGTGATGACGTCGGCCGGGCGCTTCGTCGAGGTGCAGGGCACCGCCGAGGGCCTGCCCTTCACGCGGGCCGAGCTCGACGAGCTGCTCGGCCTGGCCGAGCACGGCATCCGCGAGGTCTTCGCCCTGCAGGACCGGCTGCTCGCCGAGCCGCCCGAACCCCGCCGCTGATCCCCCCGGTGCGGCTCGTGCTGGCCTCGGCCAACCCGGACAAGGCTGCGGAGATCGCGGCCATCCTGGGGGAGGGCGTCGAGCTGGTGCCGAGGCCGGTCGGCGTGCCCGACGTGGTGGAGGACGCCGACTCCCTCGAGGGGAACGCCCGCCTGAAGGCGGTGGCCCTGGTGGCGGCGACGGGCGAGCCGGCGGTCGCGGACGACACCGGCCTCGAGGTCGACGCCCTCCGGGGCGCCCCGGGGGTCCGGTCGGCGCGCTACGCCGGCGAGGGCGCGAGGTACGCCGACAACGTGGCCCGGCTCCTGCGGGAGCTCGCCGGGGTGGCGGGACCAGCGCGCACGGCGCGGTTCCGCACGGTGGCCCTCGCCCGGTTCCCCGACGGCCGTGAGGTGACGGCCGAGGGCGTGGTCGAGGGCGTGATCACCGAGGCACCGGCCGGTGCCGGCGGGTTCGGCTACGACCCGGTCTTCGCGCCCCTGGAGGGCGACGGCCGGACCTTCGGGGAGATGACGGCGGAGGAGAAGCACGCCGTCTCGCACCGGGGCCGGGCCTTCCGGGCGCTGGCGGCGCGCCTGCGGGCCGGCTGAGCGCGGCGCCCCCACCCCACCCCACCGCGTTCTGTGCACCGGGAACGCCGGAAAGCGGCCTTGGCCGTGCACAGAACGCGGGGCGCCCGAAATGGGCGGCGGCCCGGCGCGCGCCCTGGCCACGATGGCGACCATGACCTGGGACGGCACCTTGGCCCGCATCGCCGTCGCCCAGCACGGCCTCGTCACCCGCCAACAGGCGATCGATGCCGGCGTTCCCCCGGCCGCGCTGCGCCGCCGGGCGGCCAGGGGTGCCCTGTGCGCCGTGCACCCCGGGGTGTTCCGAGTCAGCGGGGCTCCCGCCACCTTCGAGGCGCAGCTGCTGGCGGCCTGCCTCGCCGCCGGCCCTGGCGCGGCCGCCTCGCATCGGGCCGCCGCGGTCCTGTGGTGCCCGGGCACGGCCGACCTGGCACCGCTCGAGATCACCGTGCCGGCGAGCCGTGGCCCCCGGCTCCAGCGGGTGATCGTCCACCGCTCCCGCGACCTGTCGGCGGGCCACATCACGTCCCGGATGCTGGTGCCGGTCACGAGCCCGCTCCGCACCCTGGTCGACCTCGGCGCGGTGTCCTCACCGGACGACGTGGAGCACGTCCTCGACGCCATGCTCGCCCAGCGGCTGGTCTCGGTAGCGGGCGTCCGGCTCACCCTCGGTCAGCTGGGGCGACGCGGACGTCACGGCGCGGGCGTGCTGCGCGGCGTCCTCGACCGCCGGGTGCTGGGCGACGAACGCCCCGAGAGCGTGCTGGAGGCGCTCATGGCCCGGCTGCTGCGGGATCACCGACTGCCCGCCGCGGTGTTCCAGCACGAGATCCACGACGATCAGGGGCGCTTCGTCGCCCGCGCCGACTTCGCCTACCCCGAGCTGAAGGTGGTGATCGAGGTCGACGGGTTCTCCAGTCGCACCGACCGTGGGAGCTTCCAGCGCGATCGCACCCGACAGAACGACCTCGTGGAGCTGGGCTGGCTGGTGCTGCGCTTCACGTGGTCCGACGTCGTGGCGCGCCCCGACCGGGTGGCCGCGAGGATCCTCCGCGTCCTGTGCACCCGAACGGCTGCATGACGGCCGTCGCGGTGCACGCAACGGCGGGCGGCCTTCACCAGCCGCGCAGGTCGACCTCCCACGTCTCGATCACCTCGTCGCCGCGCGCCAGGTGCAGGCGGTCGTGCATGGCGACCGTGGGGTCGACGTGGGCCGGGAGGACGCGCACCCGATCGCCGGCGGCGACCGGGACAGACGGGGCGAAGGTGGTGTGCTCATCGGAGCAGAACCACACGGTCGCGCCGTCGATCGTGGGGTTGCCGTGATCCATGCCGAGCGACTTGAGGCCGGTGTCGCACACCGCCCACCCGGGCGACACCGACACCACGGTCGACACGACCGACAGCGCCTGCGCGAAGGGGAGGCCGAGCTTGGCGTAGGCGGTGTCCATCAGGGCGTACGAGCCGGCCTGGATCTCGGTGGCCGCTCGGTTCAGGTCGTAGGTGCCGGTGCCACCGGCGGAGATGACGTCGCCGCCGACCTCGGCGTGAGCGGCCCGGAGCAGCGACATGCTCTGCTCGACGGCCTGGGCCCGCTCGGCCCGGTCCTCGGTGATCATGGCGTGACCCTCGTAGCCCATCACCCCACGCACGGCGAGCCCCCGGGCTCGCGCCCGCGCCGCCAGACGGCCGGCGTCGTCGGGGGCGCAGCCGCACCGGGGCAGGCCCACGTTCACGTCGACGAGCACCTCGCGCAGGCCGGCCGTGAGGGCGGCCTCGATGGTCGCCTCGGAGTCGACGGCGACGGTGACGCGCGCGTCGAGGCCGGCCAACAGCCGGAGGCGATCGGGGTCGAGCACCTCGTTGGCGAGCAGCAGGTCGTCGCCCAGGCCGGCCCGGGCCATGCCGGCCACCTCTCGGGCGGTGGCGCAGCAGAAGGCGCGGTGGCCGGCGGCGGCCTGCTCGAAGGCCAGGGCCGTGCACTTGTGGGCCTTGACGTGCGGTCGCAGGCTGACCCCGGGCCGGGCGGACGCCATGGTGGCCAGGTTGGCGTCGAGCAGGTCGGCGTCGACGACGAGGGCCGGGGTGGGCAGGTCGTGGATGCGCATCGGCCCGACGCTAGGCGGGGGGTGCGGGCGGGGGGACTCGAACCCCCACGGATGTACCACCGGGACCTAAACCCGGCGCGTCTGCCAGTTCCGCCACGCCCGCGTGGCCTTCTGCCAGGGCTGATGTCTAGCCCACGGGGGGCTCGACGGTGACGTCGCCCGGCGGCTCCTGGACGCGCGGTTCGGTCCGAGCGACGTGCTGGCGGCATCGGCCTCGCTGCAGCGATCGCTCGTCCGGCGACTGGCCGCTCCCGGGGTCGAGGGCGGCGCCGTGTACGACGGCCTCGTCGGCCTGACCGCCGCACAGCACGGCGAGACCCTCCTCACCCGCGACCGCCGGGCGATCCGCACGTACGAGCTCCTGGGCGTCCGGTACGAGGTCGTCGGGCCGTGACCCGGCGCGGGCCCGGCCCGGCTCGGGCCCGGGATGCGGAGGTGGGCGTGGCACGCCGAGCACGCCGGGCGTCGGTGCGGGGCGGGCCGGCCGCTAGCCTCGCGGTGATGGCTCCCGACCTCCCGCCCCTCAGCGCCCAGGACGTCCCCAGCGTGTTCGGCGAGCGCGCCGTGTTCGACCGGCTGCTCAAGGAACGCATCGTGTTCCTGGGCACCGACGTCACCGACGACGTCGCCAACCTCATCACGGCCCAGCTGCTGTACCTCGAGGGCCAGGACCCGGGCAAGGACGTCTGGCTGTACATCAACTCGCCGGGTGGCTCCATCACGGCCGGGATGGCGATCTACGACACGATGCAGTTCGTCCGGTGCGACGTGAACACCATCTGCCTCGGGCTGGGCGCCTCGATGGGGCAGTTCCTGCTGTGCGCGGGCACCCCGGGCAAGCGCTACGCCCTGCCCCATGCCCGGATCATGATGCACCAGCCGTCGGGCGGGATCCGTGGCCAGGCGTCCGACATCGCCATCCAGGCCGAGCAGATCGCCTACGTGAAGAAGCTGATGGCCGAGCGGATCGCCTTCCACACGGGCCAGTCGCTGGAGCAGGTCGAGCAGGACTCCGAGCGCGACCGGTGGTTCACGGCCGAGGAGGCCAAGGAGTACGGGATCATCGACCACGTGATCGTGAAGCGCGGCGAGATGATCTGACCCCGGCGGCCCGGGCCGGTCGGCGCCGCCCGCTGGCGGGCCGCCCGGTCAGCCGGACGCCTGCGTGCAGGAGGCGTCCGGCCCCTGGCGCTCGGCCAGCACGTTGCCGTTGGCGTCGTTCACCTCGATGGTGGTCTCGTCGGCCCTCGGGTTGGCGTCGGAGTAGGCGATCTCGGCCGTGGCCTCGCAGATCTCCAGGCCTGCCGGGATCGACTCGTCGGCGGTCGCCAGGTCGGTGTCGACGTACAGCTCGGTCCCGCCGATCAGCCCCACGCCGGTGACCGCCCCGAACCACGGCGCACCCGAGTACGACGTCTCGAAGTGGTCGAGCACGGCCGAGGTGTCGAGGCTCTCGGGCGGTTCGGTGCTCGTGGTGCTGGCGGCCGTCGTGGTCGTCGTGTCGGCGTCGGTGGTGCCGGTGGTGCCGGTGCCCGTGTCCCCGGCGTCGGAGCTGACCCCGGTGTCCAGCTCGATCCCGCACTCCTCGCTGGCGTAGACGGCGAGGTCGTCCGAGGCTTGCTGCACCTGCGGGTCGAGGATGGCGGTGAAGGCCGCGGCGAAGGCGTCGGGGTCGCTGGGGTCGGTGTCGGCGAGCAGCCTGATCACGTCACGCAGCGTCTCCACGTCGTCGCGCACCTCGGCGGGCGCGGCCTCGGCCAGGTCGTCGAGCTGCTGCACGGCGGCCTCGGCGACCTGCGCGTCGGTGAGGTCTCCCCCCAGGGCGTCGTCGGCCTGGAGCCCCCGCAGCTGGTCGCAGAACGAGGCCGTGGCGCCACCGCCGTCGTCGCCGCACGCGGCAGGGACGACCGCCAGGGCGGCCAGGGCGAGCAGGGCGAGGGCTCGGCGCACGTCCCGGGTCTAGCACCAGCCGGACGAGGTGTCGCGCGCCTCGCCGTCGTGCCACGCTGCATTCCCGATGGGCGTCGTCCGGGGGCTGCTCGCAGGGCTGGGGGGAGCCGGGGCCCTCGCGCTGGCGGTGGTGGCGGGGGGTGCCGGTGCCGGTGCCGGCGCGCCCTCGGCGGGCCGGGGGCTGCCCCCGGCCGTGGCCTGGGGACCGGGGCCGACCCCGGTCCGGGCGGCCGGGCCCAGCCGGCACGCCGCGGCGCCCGTCGTGGCGCCACCAGCCGCCGCCGACCCCGACGCACCGGGCCGGATCCTGATGGAGGGGGAGGACATGCCCAACCCCTTCGTGCTGGTGGAGGATCGCTACTACCTGTACGCGACCCAGCGTGAGCACCTCGGGACCATCCTCAACGTGCCGGTGCGGACGTCGATCGACCTCATCCGGTGGGACCTGGTCGCCGACGCCCTGCCCGAGGTGCCGGCGTGGGCAGAGCCCGGCGCCACCTGGGCGCCCGACGTGCGGCATCTCCCCACCGGCTACGTCCTGTGGTTCACGGCCCGCCTGCGCGGGGTGCAGCCGGACACCAAGTGCATCGGCGTGGCGGTCGGCGCCGGCCCCCTCGGCCCGTTCACGGCCCGGCCGGAGCCCATCGTCTGCCAGCGGGAGCGTCGGGGTTCGATCGACCCCCGCAGCTTCGTGGCGGCCGACGGGTCGCTGTGGCTGCTGTGGAAGTCGGACGACAACGCCGACGTGGCCGGTGCCGCCCACGCCACGATCTACAGCCAGCGCCTGGCGCCCGACGGCCTG
Coding sequences within it:
- a CDS encoding DUF559 domain-containing protein — encoded protein: MTWDGTLARIAVAQHGLVTRQQAIDAGVPPAALRRRAARGALCAVHPGVFRVSGAPATFEAQLLAACLAAGPGAAASHRAAAVLWCPGTADLAPLEITVPASRGPRLQRVIVHRSRDLSAGHITSRMLVPVTSPLRTLVDLGAVSSPDDVEHVLDAMLAQRLVSVAGVRLTLGQLGRRGRHGAGVLRGVLDRRVLGDERPESVLEALMARLLRDHRLPAAVFQHEIHDDQGRFVARADFAYPELKVVIEVDGFSSRTDRGSFQRDRTRQNDLVELGWLVLRFTWSDVVARPDRVAARILRVLCTRTAA
- a CDS encoding alanine racemase, encoding MRIHDLPTPALVVDADLLDANLATMASARPGVSLRPHVKAHKCTALAFEQAAAGHRAFCCATAREVAGMARAGLGDDLLLANEVLDPDRLRLLAGLDARVTVAVDSEATIEAALTAGLREVLVDVNVGLPRCGCAPDDAGRLAARARARGLAVRGVMGYEGHAMITEDRAERAQAVEQSMSLLRAAHAEVGGDVISAGGTGTYDLNRAATEIQAGSYALMDTAYAKLGLPFAQALSVVSTVVSVSPGWAVCDTGLKSLGMDHGNPTIDGATVWFCSDEHTTFAPSVPVAAGDRVRVLPAHVDPTVAMHDRLHLARGDEVIETWEVDLRGW
- a CDS encoding MBL fold metallo-hydrolase → MGLSLTVLGCSATYAAPGGACSGYLLRGAGATVWVDCGPGTLANLQRHLPLGELDAVVVSHVHPDHWCELPVVRNAWKYGLQRDGLPVYTTADVRHAVEAVVDGAEPTFAWHEVAEGDRVDIGGLGFRFSRTDHPVETLAMRIDAGGTSIGYSADTGPGWSPEALGAGLDLFVCEASLLAHQEGTAPHLSGRQAGLAAGEARVGRLLVTHTWPTNDPGDHLREAAAAFDGPVELARVNERYDP
- a CDS encoding family 43 glycosylhydrolase gives rise to the protein MGVVRGLLAGLGGAGALALAVVAGGAGAGAGAPSAGRGLPPAVAWGPGPTPVRAAGPSRHAAAPVVAPPAAADPDAPGRILMEGEDMPNPFVLVEDRYYLYATQREHLGTILNVPVRTSIDLIRWDLVADALPEVPAWAEPGATWAPDVRHLPTGYVLWFTARLRGVQPDTKCIGVAVGAGPLGPFTARPEPIVCQRERRGSIDPRSFVAADGSLWLLWKSDDNADVAGAAHATIYSQRLAPDGLSLVGEPVRLLEADQAWEGRIVEAPQLVRVRDEHWLFYSGNWFNQPSYGIGVARCAGPVGPCTKPVDGPWLGSNGQGEGPGEASAFRDRDGTDHLLYAPWAQAYRTPTVRPAVLARLAFGPFGPYLAAGGPGA
- a CDS encoding glutamate racemase; translation: MGDRPIGMFDSGFGGLTVARAVIDLLPDEHLVYVGDTGRYPYGPKPLDMVRGFAHEITRHLVEEEGVKLVVVACNTAAAAAPLAELEDAHGVPVVGVIEPGARSLVAATRSGRVGVIGTVGTIGSGAYQRGVARAADFLQAGAVELTCAACPGFVEFVERGVTEGDEVTVLAERLLAPMRQADVDTLLLGCTHYPYLARTISDVLGRHVVLVSSADETAFEVRRLLLATGSARDRGTGAPAWHRFLSSGDLAWFKEVGQRLLGPELAHAEALPWG
- a CDS encoding non-canonical purine NTP pyrophosphatase; this encodes MRLVLASANPDKAAEIAAILGEGVELVPRPVGVPDVVEDADSLEGNARLKAVALVAATGEPAVADDTGLEVDALRGAPGVRSARYAGEGARYADNVARLLRELAGVAGPARTARFRTVALARFPDGREVTAEGVVEGVITEAPAGAGGFGYDPVFAPLEGDGRTFGEMTAEEKHAVSHRGRAFRALAARLRAG
- a CDS encoding M67 family metallopeptidase, whose amino-acid sequence is MLRLTRDVYVRMLAHAYDGLPDEACGLLGGVASTGRTAVFYPTGNAAGSSRVYTVDPRDHLRADRDADGRGLEVIGVMHSHTHTDAYPSPTDVAQAPDPSWHYVIVSLKDPEPVLRSYRIVDGAVTEEPVSVEAG
- a CDS encoding cysteine synthase family protein — its product is MAVHSSVLDLIGNTPLVDVSRLSPNPRVRILAKLESQNPAGSVKDRIALAMVEAAEKDGSLRPGQTILEPSSGNTGIALAMIGRVKGHPVKIVLPENVSIERRQLLEVFGAEVILSPGAEGSNGAVRRAQAMAEEHPEWCFLYQYANEANPRSHYEGTGPEIWRDCPEITHFVAGLGTSGTLMGVGRFLKERNPAVRVYAVEPPVGETVEGLRNLDDGYIPPVYERWGGQALLDGKRIVRPRESLEWTRRLAGEAGIFAGISSGAGLAGAAKVAERVDDGTIVFIVCDGGWKYLSTGAWTDDLDVVVERAKRIIYF
- a CDS encoding YihY/virulence factor BrkB family protein, whose protein sequence is MSSSREVVQAVSADWKQHRLASDAAGVAFWASLALVPALIALGAALSWTDELVGRNLASSARDGLTALFERALGAESSGVVQTVDQLFDEPHGRAFVLALAVALWSTARAFAAVTRALEVVDQRDAGPWVANRLAGLGLATGTILVAVLGLAVVVLGPFLGLSTPADGPVDELWRWLREPMVGVLLVCWTATVYWLAGHRERPWPGGGHRAA
- a CDS encoding ATP-dependent Clp protease proteolytic subunit — encoded protein: MAPDLPPLSAQDVPSVFGERAVFDRLLKERIVFLGTDVTDDVANLITAQLLYLEGQDPGKDVWLYINSPGGSITAGMAIYDTMQFVRCDVNTICLGLGASMGQFLLCAGTPGKRYALPHARIMMHQPSGGIRGQASDIAIQAEQIAYVKKLMAERIAFHTGQSLEQVEQDSERDRWFTAEEAKEYGIIDHVIVKRGEMI
- the rph gene encoding ribonuclease PH → MSTRPDGRAPDELRPITFERDFTEMPDGSVLVTFGRTIVLCTASVDDDIPRWLRGQGRGWVTAEYSMLPGSSPERVGREAAKGRPSGRTQEIQRLIGRSLRSVTDLRAVGERQIVVDCDVLQADGGTRTASICGGYLALHDALTRLIQRGDLRAHPMEHRCAAISVGIVGGVPLLDLPYAEDSAAEVDMNVVMTSAGRFVEVQGTAEGLPFTRAELDELLGLAEHGIREVFALQDRLLAEPPEPRR